One part of the Lotus japonicus ecotype B-129 chromosome 2, LjGifu_v1.2 genome encodes these proteins:
- the LOC130740549 gene encoding telomere-binding protein 1-like isoform X2: MVLQKRLDYGFNGYQAPATPRAVRSTRRRAKFQTRAQDNEMCAFELLATVAGKFLLEKENTALYSETSSEKDQHEFPHQDEGHSSGTGKIHDKIEDNDSQVRLGSSGCPEDSLFKLDGDTSKVKDELHKFEKVPIGNGVELCSFEDLLGGNPPALISLGDNTKLSGSNDIPCSSLSHGSDNVPVVSRDDDENSSWCTHPSTKTKSFRPKKGIYDNRIGKILASKFRKVAEKSKDVTLPNNDGKLKRTYCSKNFYRRQSSQMNVPFKKRKLLKCRSISNSNRFISRGIYYSPENVKLRIKSFRVPELFIEVPETATVGSLKRTVMDALTAVLGGGLGIGVVLQGKKVRDDSITLLQTGISQDKQLDALGFTLEPNSSQSLPIVCAAQSLHDPIADTPQPVLRYPSSPAVIHRRTQDNSDLLLDHQLTTLGNLVENDHGSVPLAINSSVDKGRTDSKELITVPEMDKEELASATVLQKSIRAENVQRRIRRPFSVGEVEALVQAVEELGIGRWRDVKLLAFENAEHRTYVDLKDKWKTLVHTARISPQQRRGEPVPQELLDRVLTAQAYWSNKELSPSHGFVDGVGALVSDLYY, from the exons ATGGTCTTGCAGAAGAGATTAGACTACGGATTTAATGGCTATCAGGCACCGGCCACACCCCGAGCTGTCCGATCAACTAGG AGGAGGGCTAAATTTCAAACAAGAGCACAAGACAATGAAATGTGTGCATTTGAATTATTGGCCACTGTAGCTGGCAAATTTCTGCTCGAGAAAGAGAATACAGCCCTGTACAGTGAAACATCATCTGAAAAGGATCAGCATGAATTCCCACATCAAGATGAGGGCCATTCTTCAGGCACTGGCAAAATCCATGACAAAATTGAAGACAATGATAGCCAAGTTAGATTAGGTTCTTCTGGGTGTCCAGAGGATAGTCTTTTCAAGTTAGATGGTGATACAAGTAAGGTAAAGGATGAGCTGCATAAGTTTGAGAAGGTGCCAATCGGCAACGGGGTTGAGTTGTGCAGTTTTGAGGATCTGTTGGGTGGAAATCCTCCTGCACTGATCAGTTTAGGTGACAACACCAAATTGTCTGGGTCTAATGACATTCCCTGTAGCTCATTGTCCCATGGTAGTGACAATGTACCAGTAGTTAGTAGAGATGATGACGAAAACTCTTCTTGGTGTACTCACCCTAGTACAAAAACCAAGTCCTTTAGGCCAAAGAAAGGTATATATGATAATAGAATAGGGAAAATATTGGCTTCTAAATTTCGAAAAGTTGCGGAAAAATCAAAAGATGTTACACTTCCTAACAATG ATGGCAAATTGAAGCGAACTTACTGCAGTAAGAACTTCTATAGACGCCAAAGTTCTCAGATGAATGTTCCTTTCAAAAAGAGGAAGCTACTTAAATGTAGATCCATTTCAAACTCCAATCGATTTATCAGTAGGGGCATTTATTATTCACCTGAGAATG TGAAGCTTAGGATCAAGTCGTTTAGAGTGCCAGAGCTTTTTATTGAGGTTCCAGAAACTGCAACTGTTGGGTCCCTGAAG AGGACAGTGATGGATGCATTGACTGCTGTACTTGGAGGTGGATTAGGCATTGGAGTTGTTCTCCAGGGAAAGAAAGTTAGAGATGACAGTATAACTCTACTTCAAACAGGAATTTCTCAAGATAAGCAGCTTGATGCTCTGGGTTTCACACTGGAGCCTAATTCTTCACAAAGCCTACCAATTGTATGTGCTGCACAGTCTCTACATGATCCTATTGCAGACACTCCTCAACCTGTACTAAG GTATCCTTCCAGTCCAGCTGTAATTCATCGCAGGACTCAAGACAATTCTGACTTGTTACTTGACCATCAATTAACCACTTTAGGAAACCTTGTTGAAAATGACCATGGTTCAGTACCTTTAGCTATCAACTCATCTGTTGACAAAGGTAGGACCGATTCCAAAGAATTGATTACTGTTCCTGAAATGGATAAGGAAGAACTAGCTAGTGCAACTGTGCTCCAGAAGTCAATACGAGCTGAGAATGTTCAACGCCGAATTCGTAGGCCTTTTTCTGTGGGTGAAGTAGAAGCACTGGTTCAAGCAGTCGAGGAACTGGGAATTGGAAG GTGGCGGGATGTTAAACTTCTTGCTTTTGAAAATGCAGAGCATCGGACATATGTGGATTTGAAG GACAAATGGAAAACACTGGTGCACACGGCAAGAATATCCCCTCAGCAAAGGAGAGGAGAGCCTGTTCCCCAAGAACTTTTGGACAGGGTCCTAACTGCACAAGCATATTGGTCTAATAAGGAATTGTCACCTTCACATGGCTTTGTAGATGGAGTGGGGGCTTTGGTTTCTGACCTTTATTATTAG
- the LOC130740552 gene encoding scarecrow-like protein 34 yields MDPNFSGTSNFTNSFRVDEEGSIIVSDPNQYDAYWDVYQQYSSLLAVNPNGFAGNSNPEEGSAAVSSMSMNSVTEPSLEDSDYFETTKFISQILMDEYGEESPIFDPLSLQLTEKSFHNALFDNQYPLNVQSPNGETTSSSSNCSSSNSYSHSNDNSCELNPPSVNTPVAVIGDHAFQLNSHGLLDLDSPVSKPLAALDIFSGADSESQFRRGLEEATKFLPSPEPRIVTGVESCGESSSNMAEENSLGLKCRRKNRERGESDSKEEGRCNKQSAVSAALVDEDDLSDVFDRVLVNMDRLPQGNEHGPLKDGAEKVKQRGEKPPSSDEHGSLQDGAEKAKQRGEKPPSSNGGKARPKKQGRKKETVDIRSLLLLCAQAIHANDNRAANELLKQIRKHSSPFGDGSQRLAHYFANGLEARLDGDVAAAQLFFYAPTYKTTSAADFLKGYQVYLSANPFRKFAHFYANKMIKKAAAKAETLHVIDFGIFYGFQWPLLIKFLSERDGGPPKLRITGIEYPLPGFRPTERLEETGRRLANYCKRFNVPFEYNAVASRNWETIRVEDLKIKSNEFVAVNCMLRFKNLLDETIEMNSPRDAVLHLIRRINPDIFAHSIINGSFNAPFFVTRFREALFYFSAVYDICDSVIPRDNQWRMMIEREMVGRNAMNVIACEGLERIERPETYKQWQVRNTRAGFKQLPLNQKLMAKFRTTLRKWHSSDFSFDEDNNWMLQSWKGRILSGSTIWVPA; encoded by the coding sequence ATGGATCCAAATTTTTCTGGAACAAGCAATTTCACAAACAGCTTCcgtgttgatgaagaagggagCATAATTGTCTCGGATCCAAATCAATATGATGCATACTGGGATGTGTATCAACAATATAGCAGTCTCTTAGCTGTTAACCCTAATGGTTTTGCAGGAAATTCAAACCCTGAAGAAGGTTCTGCTGCTGTTTCATCCATGTCCATGAACTCTGTGACAGAACCTTCTCTGGAAGACTCTGACTATTTTGAAACCACCAAATTCATTAGCCAAATTCTGATGGATGAGTATGGTGAAGAGAGTCCAATTTTTGACCCATTGAGCTTGCAACTCACTGAGAAATCATTCCATAATGCTCTGTTTGACAATCAATACCCCTTGAATGTTCAAAGCCCTAATGGTGAAACCACTAGCAGCAGCAGTAActgcagcagcagcaacagctATTCACACAGCAATGACAATTCTTGTGAGTTGAACCCCCCTTCTGTAAATACACCTGTTGCTGTTATTGGTGATCATGCTTTTCAGCTTAACTCTCATGGACTGCTAGATTTGGATTCTCCTGTTAGCAAACCGTTGGCAGCGCTGGATATTTTCAGTGGTGCAGATTCTGAATCCCAGTTTAGGAGAGGGTTAGAGGAGGCTACTAAGTTTCTTCCTTCTCCGGAACCCCGGATTGTGACGGGTGTAGAGTCGTGTGGAGAATCGTCTTCTAATATGGCTGAGGAGAATTCTCTTGGGTTGAAGTGTAGGAGAAAGAATCGTGAGCGTGGAGAAAGTGATTCTAAGGAAGAAGGGAGATGTAACAAGCAATCAGCAGTTAGTGCTGCTCTTGTTGATGAGGATGACTTGTCTGATGTGTTTGATCGAGTGCTGGTTAACATGGATCGTTTACCACAGGGTAATGAACATGGTCCGTTGAAGGATGGCGCGGAGAAAGTCAAGCAGCGAGGTGAAAAGCCACCTTCATCTGATGAACACGGCTCGTTGCAGGATGGCGCGGAGAAAGCGAAGCAGCGAGGTGAAAAGCCGCCTTCATCTAATGGAGGGAAGGCTCGGCCTAAGAAACAAGGCAGGAAGAAGGAAACGGTGGATATTAGGTCTCTTCTGCTTCTGTGTGCGCAAGCTATTCATGCCAATGATAATAGAGCTGCTAATGAACTTCTAAAGCAGATAAGGAAGCATTCTTCTCCCTTTGGTGATGGGTCACAAAGATTGGCTCATTACTTTGCCAATGGCCTTGAGGCACGCTTGGATGGGGATGTTGCCGCTGCACAACTATTTTTTTATGCTCCTACCTACAAGACAACCTCAGCTGCTGATTTTTTGAAAGGTTATCAAGTTTATCTATCTGCTAATCCATTTAGGAAGTTTGCACATTTCTATGCTAACAAAATGATTAAGAAAGCAGCTGCCAAAGCTGAAACCCTTCATGTTATTGATTTTGGCATCTTCTACGGCTTCCAGTGGCCATTACTCATCAAGTTTTTATCAGAGAGAGATGGTGGACCTCCCAAGCTGAGGATCACAGGAATAGAATACCCTTTACCTGGCTTTCGTCCCACAGAACGACTTGAGGAAACTGGTCGTCGCTTGGCCAACTATTGCAAGCGTTTCAATGTTCCCTTTGAGTACAATGCTGTAGCATCAAGGAACTGGGAAACCATTCGAGTTGAAGACCTTAAAATTAAGAGCAACGAGTTTGTTGCTGTGAACTGTATGCTTAGGTTCAAGAATTTGCTGGATGAGACTATTGAAATGAACAGTCCTAGAGATGCAGTTCTGCATTTGATCAGGAGGATAAATCCAGATATTTTTGCTCACTCCATCATAAATGGATCTTTCAATGCCCCTTTTTTCGTCACTCGGTTTAGGGAGGCCTTGTTCTATTTTTCTGCTGTTTATGATATTTGTGACAGTGTCATACCCCGGGATAACCAatggaggatgatgattgagaggGAGATGGTGGGCCGGAACGCTATGAATGTGATAGCATGTGAAGGTTTGGAGAGGATTGAGAGGCCTGAGACATACAAACAGTGGCAGGTTAGGAATACAAGGGCTGGTTTCAAGCAGCTTCCTCTGAACCAGAAATTAATGGCAAAATTTAGGACCACGTTAAGGAAATGGCACTCCAGTGAtttttcctttgatgaagacaacAATTGGATGCTTCAAAGTTGGAAAGGCCGCATTTTGTCTGGTTCTACTATTTGGGTTCCAGCATGA
- the LOC130740551 gene encoding scarecrow-like protein 14: MVDPHFKSNFTNSGKLNQVPNTLHMEDHSSGFMDNPFLLPPVPNNAQNHASLSTIATYDEDSPLDDTDFSATVLHYINQMLMEEDMEKKTCMFHDSLALQAAEKSFSEVIGETYPSSSIQNYHNVESPDDSLNSNFSGYTYSSSGTASTSSSIESNWGNVDLAEYKPSILQTAFPPDFVFHASSTSNSQSYMNSTSSFGATDSGFVASSRAGFSDQTLLCKSDSVLQFERGFEEASKFLPKTNPLVIDFENRSHGYIPSIRKVPQQEVIKIEADENKHFSAEPRGRKNHEREDETDLQDGRSNKQSAVYTDDSELSELFDKVLLGVPCGNQEAPSCILKEEQPNGPDISMGKKEETNKSGGGKSRAKKQGDKKGVVDLRSLLILCAQAVSSDDRATASDSLKQIRQHSSLLGDGSQRLAHCFADALEARMAGIGAQTYTALSSKRTSAADMVKAYQMYISACPFKKLAIIFANHTILNLAKEVETLHIVDFGIRYGFQWPALIYRLSKRPCGPPKLRITGVELPQPGFRPAERVQETGLRLARYCDRFNVPFEFNAIAQKWETIKLEDLKIKKNELLAVNCMCRFKNLLDETVVLNSPRDAVLNLIRKANPTIFMQASLNGSYTAPFFVTRFREALFHYSTLFDVLDTNVAREDRMRLMFEKEFFGREVMNIIACEGSERVERPETYKLWMVRNTRAGFRQLPLDKHLINKLRSKLKDAYHSDFMLVEDGNFMLQGWKGRIIYASSCWVPA, encoded by the coding sequence ATGGTGGATCCTCATTTCAAGTCCAATTTCACCAACAGTGGTAAATTGAACCAAGTTCCCAATACACTCCACATGGAGGATCATAGCTCTGGATTCATGGACAATCCATTTCTTCTTCCACCTGTTCCAAACAATGCTCAAAACCATGCTTCCCTGTCCACCATTGCTACATATGATGAGGACTCTCCCTTGGATGACACTGATTTCTCTGCTACTGTCTTGCATTATATAAACCAAATGCTTATGGAAGAGGACATGGAGAAGAAGACCTGTATGTTCCATGATTCTTTGGCCCTCCAAGctgctgagaaatctttctctgAGGTCATTGGTGAGACATACCCTTCTTCTTCCATCCAAAACTATCACAATGTGGAGAGCCCTGATGACAGTCTCAACAGTAATTTCAGTGGTTATACTTATAGCAGCAGTGGCACAGCTAGTACTAGCAGCTCAATTGAGTCCAACTGGGGTAATGTTGATCTTGCTGAGTACAAGCCTTCTATACTGCAAACCGCTTTTCCTCCTGACTTTGTTTTCCATGCCAGTTCAACCTCTAACTCCCAATCTTATATGAACAGCACTAGTAGTTTCGGTGCAACAGATAGTGGATTCGTGGCAAGTTCCAGGGCTGGATTTTCAGATCAAACATTGCTTTGCAAGAGTGATTCTGTGCTTCAATTTGAGAGAGGTTTTGAGGAAGCCAGTAAGTTTCTTCCTAAAACGAATCCATTAGTTATTGATTTTGAGAACAGGTCACATGGCTATATCCCTTCGATTAGAAAGGTTCCTCAGCAGGAGGTAATTAAGATTGAGGCGGATGAAAATAAGCATTTTTCCGCTGAGCCGAGAGGAAGGAAGAATCATGAGAGGGAGGATGAAACAGATTTACAAGATGGGAGAAGCAACAAGCAGTCAGCTGTTTACACCGATGACAGTGAGCTATCAGAATTATTTGATAAGGTACTGCTGGGCGTGCCGTGTGGAAATCAGGAAGCTCCTTCGTGTATCCTCAAGGAAGAGCAGCCTAATGGACCTGACATTAGCAtggggaagaaagaagaaacaaacAAGTCTGGTGGTGGAAAGAGCCGTGCTAAGAAACAAGGAGACAAGAAGGGAGTTGTGGATCTGAGGTCACTATTGATTCTATGTGCACAAGCTGTTTCTTCTGATGATCGAGCGACTGCCAGTGATTCGCTAAAGCAGATAAGGCAACACTCATCCCTGTTGGGAGATGGATCTCAGAGGCTGGCACATTGCTTTGCAGATGCCCTCGAAGCACGGATGGCCGGCATTGGCGCACAGACTTATACTGCTTTATCTTCCAAAAGAACCTCCGCTGCAGACATGGTGAAAGCTTACCAAATGTATATTTCAGCCTGCCCATTCAAGAAGCTTGCAATCATTTTTGCAAACCATACAATTTTGAACCTAGCTAAGGAAGTTGAAACTCTTCACATTGTAGATTTTGGCATCCGGTATGGCTTCCAGTGGCCAGCCCTTATTTATCGTTTATCAAAACGACCTTGCGGTCCGCCCAAGCTGCGCATCACAGGGGTTGAGCTCCCACAGCCTGGTTTCAGGCCAGCAGAGAGAGTCCAGGAGACAGGGCTTCGCCTGGCAAGGTATTGTGATCGCTTCAATGTTCCATTTGAGTTCAATGCTATTGCACAGAAATGGGAAACCATCAAACTTGAGGACTTGAAGATAAAGAAAAATGAACTTCTTGCAGTGAATTGTATGTGCAGATTCAAAAATCTACTTGATGAGACAGTTGTTTTGAATAGCCCTAGGGATGCAGTTTTAAACTTGATTAGGAAGGCAAATCCCACTATCTTTATGCAGGCTAGTCTCAACGGGAGCTATACTGCCCCATTCTTCGTGACACGGTTCCGGGAGGCTCTTTTCCATTACTCTACATTGTTTGATGTGCTTGACACCAATGTTGCTCGTGAAGATCGAATGAggttgatgtttgagaaagagtTCTTTGGGAGGGAAGTGATGAATATTATAGCTTGTGAGGGTTCTGAGAGGGTTGAGAGGCCTGAGACATACAAGTTATGGATGGTTAGGAATACGAGGGCTGGTTTCAGGCAACTTCCCTTGGATAAACATCTCATTAACAAGTTAAGGTCCAAGTTGAAAGATGCGTACCACAGTGATTTCATGCTTGTTGAAGATGGCAACTTCATGTTGCAAGGTTGGAAAGGCCGTATAATATATGCTTCCTCTTGTTGGGTACCTGCATAG
- the LOC130740549 gene encoding telomere repeat-binding protein 5-like isoform X1, which translates to MVLQKRLDYGFNGYQAPATPRAVRSTRRRAKFQTRAQDNEMCAFELLATVAGKFLLEKENTALYSETSSEKDQHEFPHQDEGHSSGTGKIHDKIEDNDSQVRLGSSGCPEDSLFKLDGDTSKVKDELHKFEKVPIGNGVELCSFEDLLGGNPPALISLGDNTKLSGSNDIPCSSLSHGSDNVPVVSRDDDENSSWCTHPSTKTKSFRPKKGIYDNRIGKILASKFRKVAEKSKDVTLPNNDGKLKRTYCSKNFYRRQSSQMNVPFKKRKLLKCRSISNSNRFISRGIYYSPENGMNQDAFGSSPRMDKVKLRIKSFRVPELFIEVPETATVGSLKRTVMDALTAVLGGGLGIGVVLQGKKVRDDSITLLQTGISQDKQLDALGFTLEPNSSQSLPIVCAAQSLHDPIADTPQPVLRYPSSPAVIHRRTQDNSDLLLDHQLTTLGNLVENDHGSVPLAINSSVDKGRTDSKELITVPEMDKEELASATVLQKSIRAENVQRRIRRPFSVGEVEALVQAVEELGIGRWRDVKLLAFENAEHRTYVDLKDKWKTLVHTARISPQQRRGEPVPQELLDRVLTAQAYWSNKELSPSHGFVDGVGALVSDLYY; encoded by the exons ATGGTCTTGCAGAAGAGATTAGACTACGGATTTAATGGCTATCAGGCACCGGCCACACCCCGAGCTGTCCGATCAACTAGG AGGAGGGCTAAATTTCAAACAAGAGCACAAGACAATGAAATGTGTGCATTTGAATTATTGGCCACTGTAGCTGGCAAATTTCTGCTCGAGAAAGAGAATACAGCCCTGTACAGTGAAACATCATCTGAAAAGGATCAGCATGAATTCCCACATCAAGATGAGGGCCATTCTTCAGGCACTGGCAAAATCCATGACAAAATTGAAGACAATGATAGCCAAGTTAGATTAGGTTCTTCTGGGTGTCCAGAGGATAGTCTTTTCAAGTTAGATGGTGATACAAGTAAGGTAAAGGATGAGCTGCATAAGTTTGAGAAGGTGCCAATCGGCAACGGGGTTGAGTTGTGCAGTTTTGAGGATCTGTTGGGTGGAAATCCTCCTGCACTGATCAGTTTAGGTGACAACACCAAATTGTCTGGGTCTAATGACATTCCCTGTAGCTCATTGTCCCATGGTAGTGACAATGTACCAGTAGTTAGTAGAGATGATGACGAAAACTCTTCTTGGTGTACTCACCCTAGTACAAAAACCAAGTCCTTTAGGCCAAAGAAAGGTATATATGATAATAGAATAGGGAAAATATTGGCTTCTAAATTTCGAAAAGTTGCGGAAAAATCAAAAGATGTTACACTTCCTAACAATG ATGGCAAATTGAAGCGAACTTACTGCAGTAAGAACTTCTATAGACGCCAAAGTTCTCAGATGAATGTTCCTTTCAAAAAGAGGAAGCTACTTAAATGTAGATCCATTTCAAACTCCAATCGATTTATCAGTAGGGGCATTTATTATTCACCTGAGAATGGTATGAATCAAGATGCTTTTGGTTCATCTCCTAGGATGGACAAAG TGAAGCTTAGGATCAAGTCGTTTAGAGTGCCAGAGCTTTTTATTGAGGTTCCAGAAACTGCAACTGTTGGGTCCCTGAAG AGGACAGTGATGGATGCATTGACTGCTGTACTTGGAGGTGGATTAGGCATTGGAGTTGTTCTCCAGGGAAAGAAAGTTAGAGATGACAGTATAACTCTACTTCAAACAGGAATTTCTCAAGATAAGCAGCTTGATGCTCTGGGTTTCACACTGGAGCCTAATTCTTCACAAAGCCTACCAATTGTATGTGCTGCACAGTCTCTACATGATCCTATTGCAGACACTCCTCAACCTGTACTAAG GTATCCTTCCAGTCCAGCTGTAATTCATCGCAGGACTCAAGACAATTCTGACTTGTTACTTGACCATCAATTAACCACTTTAGGAAACCTTGTTGAAAATGACCATGGTTCAGTACCTTTAGCTATCAACTCATCTGTTGACAAAGGTAGGACCGATTCCAAAGAATTGATTACTGTTCCTGAAATGGATAAGGAAGAACTAGCTAGTGCAACTGTGCTCCAGAAGTCAATACGAGCTGAGAATGTTCAACGCCGAATTCGTAGGCCTTTTTCTGTGGGTGAAGTAGAAGCACTGGTTCAAGCAGTCGAGGAACTGGGAATTGGAAG GTGGCGGGATGTTAAACTTCTTGCTTTTGAAAATGCAGAGCATCGGACATATGTGGATTTGAAG GACAAATGGAAAACACTGGTGCACACGGCAAGAATATCCCCTCAGCAAAGGAGAGGAGAGCCTGTTCCCCAAGAACTTTTGGACAGGGTCCTAACTGCACAAGCATATTGGTCTAATAAGGAATTGTCACCTTCACATGGCTTTGTAGATGGAGTGGGGGCTTTGGTTTCTGACCTTTATTATTAG
- the LOC130740554 gene encoding scarecrow-like protein 34, which yields MDPNFSGTSNFTNSFRVDEEGSIIVSDPNQYDAYWDVYQQYSSLLAVNPNGFAGNSNPEEGSAAVSSMSMNSVTEPSLEDSDYFETTKFISQILMDEYGEESPIFDPLSLQLTEKSFHNALFDNQYPLNVQSPNGETTSSSSNCSSSNSYSHSNDNSCELNPPSVNTPVAVIGDHAFQLNSHGLLDLDSPVSKPLAALDIFSGADSESQFRRGLEEATKFLPSPEPRIVTGVESCGESSSNMAEENSLGLKCRRKNRERGESDSKEEGRCNKQSAVSAALVDEDDLSDVFDRVLVNMDRLPQGNEHGPLKDGAEKVKQRGEKPPSSDEHGSLQDGAEKAKQRGEKPPSSNGGKARPKKQGRKKETVDIRSLLLLCAQAIHANDNRAANELLKQIRKHSSPFGDGSQRLAHYFANGLEARLDGDVAAAQLFFYAPTYKTTSAADFLKGYQVYLSANPFRKFAHFYANKMIKKAAAKAETLHVIDFGIFYGFQWPLLIKFLSERDGGPPKLRITGIEYPLPGFRPTERLEETGRRLANYCKRFNVPFEYNAVASRNWETIRVEDLKIKSNEFVAVNCMLRFKNLLDETIEMNSPRDAVLHLIRRINPDIFAHSIINGSFNAPFFVTRFREALFYFSAVYDICDSVIPRDNQWRMMIEREMVGRNAMNVIACEGLERIERPETYKQWQVRNTRAGFKQLPLNQKLMAKFRTTLRKWHSSDFSFDEDHNWMLQSWKGRILAGSTIWVPA from the coding sequence ATGGATCCAAATTTTTCTGGAACAAGCAATTTCACAAACAGCTTCcgtgttgatgaagaagggagCATAATTGTCTCGGATCCAAATCAATATGATGCATACTGGGATGTGTATCAACAATATAGCAGTCTCTTAGCTGTTAACCCTAATGGTTTTGCAGGAAATTCAAACCCTGAAGAAGGTTCTGCTGCTGTTTCATCCATGTCCATGAACTCTGTGACAGAACCTTCTCTGGAAGACTCTGACTATTTTGAAACCACCAAATTCATTAGCCAAATTCTGATGGATGAGTATGGTGAAGAGAGTCCAATTTTTGACCCATTGAGCTTGCAACTCACTGAGAAATCATTCCATAATGCTCTGTTTGACAATCAATACCCCTTGAATGTTCAAAGCCCTAATGGTGAAACCACTAGCAGCAGCAGTAActgcagcagcagcaacagctATTCACACAGCAATGACAATTCTTGTGAGTTGAACCCCCCTTCTGTAAATACACCTGTTGCTGTTATTGGTGATCATGCTTTTCAGCTTAACTCTCATGGACTGCTAGATTTGGATTCTCCTGTTAGCAAACCGTTGGCAGCGCTGGATATTTTCAGTGGTGCAGATTCTGAATCCCAGTTTAGGAGAGGGTTAGAGGAGGCTACTAAGTTTCTTCCTTCTCCGGAACCCCGGATTGTGACGGGTGTAGAGTCGTGTGGAGAATCGTCTTCTAATATGGCTGAGGAGAATTCTCTTGGGTTGAAGTGTAGGAGAAAGAATCGTGAGCGTGGAGAAAGTGATTCTAAGGAAGAAGGGAGATGTAACAAGCAATCAGCAGTTAGTGCTGCTCTTGTTGATGAGGATGACTTGTCTGATGTGTTTGATCGAGTGCTGGTTAACATGGATCGTTTACCACAGGGTAATGAACATGGTCCGTTGAAGGATGGCGCGGAGAAAGTCAAGCAGCGAGGTGAAAAGCCACCTTCATCTGATGAACACGGCTCGTTGCAGGATGGCGCGGAGAAAGCGAAGCAGCGAGGTGAAAAGCCGCCTTCATCTAATGGAGGGAAGGCTCGGCCTAAGAAACAAGGCAGGAAGAAGGAAACGGTGGATATTAGGTCTCTTCTGCTTCTGTGTGCGCAAGCTATTCATGCCAATGATAATAGAGCTGCTAATGAACTTCTAAAGCAGATAAGGAAGCATTCTTCTCCCTTTGGTGATGGGTCACAAAGATTGGCTCATTACTTTGCCAATGGCCTTGAGGCACGCTTGGATGGGGATGTTGCCGCTGCACAACTATTTTTTTATGCTCCTACCTACAAGACAACCTCAGCTGCTGATTTTTTGAAAGGTTATCAAGTTTATCTATCTGCTAATCCATTTAGGAAGTTTGCACATTTCTATGCTAACAAAATGATTAAGAAAGCAGCTGCCAAAGCTGAAACCCTTCATGTTATTGATTTTGGCATCTTCTACGGCTTCCAGTGGCCATTACTCATCAAGTTTTTATCAGAGAGAGATGGTGGACCTCCCAAGCTGAGGATCACAGGAATAGAATACCCTTTACCTGGCTTTCGTCCCACAGAACGACTTGAGGAAACTGGTCGTCGCTTGGCCAACTATTGCAAGCGTTTCAATGTTCCCTTTGAGTACAATGCTGTAGCATCAAGGAACTGGGAAACCATTCGAGTTGAAGACCTTAAAATTAAGAGCAACGAGTTTGTTGCTGTGAACTGTATGCTTAGGTTCAAGAATTTGCTGGATGAGACTATTGAAATGAACAGTCCTAGAGATGCAGTTCTGCATTTGATCAGGAGGATAAATCCAGATATTTTTGCTCACTCCATCATAAATGGATCTTTCAATGCCCCTTTTTTCGTCACTCGGTTTAGGGAGGCCTTGTTCTATTTTTCTGCTGTTTATGATATTTGTGACAGTGTCATACCCCGGGATAACCAatggaggatgatgattgagaggGAGATGGTGGGCCGGAACGCTATGAATGTGATAGCATGTGAAGGTTTGGAGAGGATTGAGAGGCCTGAGACATACAAACAGTGGCAGGTTAGGAACACAAGGGCTGGTTTCAAGCAGCTTCCTCTGAACCAGAAATTAATGGCAAAATTTAGGACCACGTTAAGGAAATGGCACTCCAGTGAtttttcctttgatgaagaccaCAATTGGATGCTTCAAAGTTGGAAAGGCCGCATTTTGGCTGGTTCTACTATTTGGGTTCCAGCATGA